The Synchiropus splendidus isolate RoL2022-P1 chromosome 1, RoL_Sspl_1.0, whole genome shotgun sequence genome includes a window with the following:
- the LOC128771181 gene encoding synapse-associated protein 1-like isoform X1 translates to MFKSLESWFGTNEEERVKGQKWDVNNASVVEEGQQTPQNNIQPQHKAKGLSSYVYDLASSASKKLSETVIETAQSLKKSVEDGKINVMIDKTILGDFQKEQEKFVQEKKAKSCSAAVPPWVGYNEEETIQHQILSLSADKRNFLRDPPAGVQFQFDYEQMYPVAMVMLEEDELLQKMRFHLVPKEVKEEVFWKNYFYRISLIKQSAQLTALAAQQAKEKSSCDDAQRKDEKKIVISKSKPDELPDELSSSPTAFEFASDAFDPSNINEVDIRKEMEQLVLDEKGPPDAKDDIADWEKELQDELQEYDVVVDSNENHDDNWDKEIEEMLKEDS, encoded by the exons ATGTTTAAGAGCCTGGAATCGTGGTTTGGGACAAATGAGGAAGAAAGAGTCAAGGGGCAGAAGTGGGACGTAAACAATGCGAGTGTTGTTGAGGAAGGGCAGCAAACTCCTCAGAACAACATCCAAcctcagcacaaagcaaaaggCCTCAGCA GTTACGTTTACGATCTTGCCTCTAGTGCCTCAAAGAAACTGTCCGAGACGGTTATTGAAACTGCACAGTCCCTGAAGAAAAGTGTTGAAGACGGGAAGATTAATGTGATGATCGATAAG acaattTTGGGTGATTTTCAGAAAGAGCAAGAGAAGTTTGTTCAGGAGAAGAAAGCCAAATCCTGCA GTGCTGCTGTGCCTCCATGGGTGGGTTATAATGAAGAAGAGACCATTCAGCACCAGATATTATCCCTCTCTGCT GACAAGCGCAACTTCCTAAGAGACCCTCCGGCGGGTGTGCAGTTTCAATTTGACTATGAGCAAATGTAtccagttgccatggtgatgttAGAGGAAGATGAGCTCCTTCAGAAGATGAGATTCCATCTGGTCCCCAAAGA ggtgaaggaggaggtgtTCTGGAAGAACTACTTCTACCGTATTTCATTGATAAAACAGTCGGCTCAGCTCACAGCTCTGGCTGCTCAACAGGCTAAGGAGAAGTCTAGTTGTGATGATGCTCAGCGAAaag atgaaaagaaaatagtCATCAGCAAATCCAAACCAGACGAG CTGCCAGACGAGCTCTCCTCCAGCCCCACTGCGTTCGAGTTTGCCAGTGATGCATTCGACCCGAGCAACATCAATGAGGTCGACATACGCAAGGAGATGGAGCAGCTGGTTCTGGATGAGAAAGGACCTCCTGACGCAAAAGATG ACATTGCTGACTGGGAGAAAGAGCTACAGGACGAACTGCAGGAATACGACGTGGTGGTTGACAGCAACGAGAACCACGATGACAACTGGGACAAGGAGATCGAGGAAATGCTGAAAGAGGACAGTTGA
- the LOC128771181 gene encoding synapse-associated protein 1-like isoform X2 produces MIDKTILGDFQKEQEKFVQEKKAKSCSAAVPPWVGYNEEETIQHQILSLSADKRNFLRDPPAGVQFQFDYEQMYPVAMVMLEEDELLQKMRFHLVPKEVKEEVFWKNYFYRISLIKQSAQLTALAAQQAKEKSSCDDAQRKDEKKIVISKSKPDELPDELSSSPTAFEFASDAFDPSNINEVDIRKEMEQLVLDEKGPPDAKDDIADWEKELQDELQEYDVVVDSNENHDDNWDKEIEEMLKEDS; encoded by the exons ATGATCGATAAG acaattTTGGGTGATTTTCAGAAAGAGCAAGAGAAGTTTGTTCAGGAGAAGAAAGCCAAATCCTGCA GTGCTGCTGTGCCTCCATGGGTGGGTTATAATGAAGAAGAGACCATTCAGCACCAGATATTATCCCTCTCTGCT GACAAGCGCAACTTCCTAAGAGACCCTCCGGCGGGTGTGCAGTTTCAATTTGACTATGAGCAAATGTAtccagttgccatggtgatgttAGAGGAAGATGAGCTCCTTCAGAAGATGAGATTCCATCTGGTCCCCAAAGA ggtgaaggaggaggtgtTCTGGAAGAACTACTTCTACCGTATTTCATTGATAAAACAGTCGGCTCAGCTCACAGCTCTGGCTGCTCAACAGGCTAAGGAGAAGTCTAGTTGTGATGATGCTCAGCGAAaag atgaaaagaaaatagtCATCAGCAAATCCAAACCAGACGAG CTGCCAGACGAGCTCTCCTCCAGCCCCACTGCGTTCGAGTTTGCCAGTGATGCATTCGACCCGAGCAACATCAATGAGGTCGACATACGCAAGGAGATGGAGCAGCTGGTTCTGGATGAGAAAGGACCTCCTGACGCAAAAGATG ACATTGCTGACTGGGAGAAAGAGCTACAGGACGAACTGCAGGAATACGACGTGGTGGTTGACAGCAACGAGAACCACGATGACAACTGGGACAAGGAGATCGAGGAAATGCTGAAAGAGGACAGTTGA